The following are encoded together in the Lathyrus oleraceus cultivar Zhongwan6 chromosome 3, CAAS_Psat_ZW6_1.0, whole genome shotgun sequence genome:
- the LOC127131587 gene encoding uncharacterized protein LOC127131587 gives MKNFVSGLGLKTKQLIDTSPGGLSNFTTATGIKKIIEVIVANEHLELYDMSIMTNPREHNNVSVVVLRSGKSTKSPEDKLGEEDLFMEVDLEIKENQKTSEEDTQKMVDKEKPKEPNPTIKLPYPSRSKKKDQHEIFLEKFLEIFKRLEIKIQFYEALKQMPIYAKIMKDIISKNCTIDTEPILLTETYNAILQGMKILVKKKDNGSVTIPYIIKDRNFKKELIDLGESVSLMPLSIYRKLGKGIVQDIMMTLQLADHSIKRPYGIVEDVLVKIDKFVFPVDFIILEMPEDEEIPPILGKTFPRNREMHDRH, from the exons ATGAAAAATTTTGTTAGTGGCCTCGGGTTGAAGACTAAACAACTGATTGATACATCTCCTGGTGGCTTATCTAACTTTacaacagccactggtatcaagaAGATTATAGAAGTCATTGTTGCAAATGAACATTTAGAATTGTATGATATGAGTATAA TGACTAATCCAAGAGAACATAATAATGTGAGTGTTGTGGTACTTAGAAGTGGTAAGTCGACTAAGAGCCCTGAAGACAAATTAGGTGAAGAAGACCTTTTTATGGAAGTGGACCTAGAAATCAAAGAGAACCAGAAAACTTCTGAAGAAGACACACAAAAGATGGTTGATAAAGAAAAACCAAAAGAgccaaatccaaccatcaaactccCATATCCTTCAAGAAGTAAGAAGAAGGATCAGCATGAGATTTTTTTGGAGAAGTTCTTAGAGATATTTAAGAGGCTTGAAATCAAGATCCAATTCTATGAGGCACTTAAGCAGATGCCTATTTATGCCAAAATCATGAAAGATATCATCTCCAAGAACTGCACAATTGACACTGAACCTATACTTTTGACTGAAACTTACAATGCaattttgcagggtatgaagatccTTGTAAAAAAGAAAGACAATGGTTCAGTCACCATTCCATACATTATTAAAGATAGAAATTTTAAGAAGGAACTTATTGATTTGGGAGAAAGTGTGAGTCTTATGCCTTTATCCATCTATAGGAAGTTGGGGAAAGGTATAGTTCAGGATATTATGATGACACTTCAGTTAGCTGATCACTCGATAAAAAGACCTTATGGAATAGTAGAAGATGTTCTAGTAAAAATTGATAAGTTTGTGTTTCCTGTTGACTTTATTATTCTTGAGATGCCTGAAGATGAAGAGATCCCTCCAATTTTGGGGAAGACCTTTCCTAGAAACAGGGagatgcatgatagacattgA